The Geotalea uraniireducens Rf4 genome window below encodes:
- a CDS encoding iron-containing alcohol dehydrogenase family protein gives MSHNKDVKRTLKNERLEYPIKMMHAYPSVNVGWGAHTMVGNDAKALGMTNALIVTTGLRGTGIVETIQGVLKAAGVASEVFDKVTPNPKDHEVMAGAKVLAAGKFDGIISLGGGSSHDCCKAIKLVHSHDGQDVRSFEGAFKATKANTIPQLAINTTSGTGSEVSCFSIINHTDKKYKMALFDPNCTPSKSVNDPLIHQCMSGDLAGYTGMDALAHGVEAITSRLGVVSAYGPGLSAISLIFGNLRQSAMNRNNDKAVEAMVWAEMAAAYSFNSAGLGLIHSMAHALGGMYDAPHGLCNAIGLGPVMKFNLPACPERFRMMAQAAGIDVSGMSDMKAGEAFIQACLELKADLGITKTFTDLGLLEKDVEGLSRFSVNDICTEGNPTDTGLQDMIGIFHQCM, from the coding sequence ATGTCTCACAACAAAGATGTAAAACGGACCCTGAAGAACGAAAGGCTGGAATACCCGATCAAGATGATGCACGCATATCCTTCCGTAAATGTCGGTTGGGGTGCACATACGATGGTTGGCAATGACGCCAAGGCGCTGGGTATGACCAATGCGCTGATCGTAACTACCGGCCTGCGCGGCACCGGCATTGTCGAGACAATCCAGGGCGTACTGAAGGCTGCCGGGGTTGCTTCCGAGGTGTTTGACAAAGTTACACCGAACCCGAAAGATCATGAAGTCATGGCAGGCGCCAAGGTATTGGCCGCCGGCAAATTCGACGGTATCATCAGCCTCGGCGGCGGCAGCTCCCACGACTGCTGCAAGGCCATCAAACTCGTTCACAGCCATGACGGTCAGGATGTCAGAAGCTTTGAAGGTGCTTTCAAGGCAACCAAGGCCAACACGATTCCCCAGCTTGCCATCAACACCACTTCAGGTACCGGTTCGGAAGTGTCCTGCTTCTCGATCATCAACCATACCGACAAGAAGTACAAGATGGCCTTGTTCGATCCCAACTGTACACCCAGCAAATCCGTCAATGACCCGCTGATCCACCAGTGTATGTCTGGCGACCTGGCCGGTTACACCGGCATGGATGCCCTTGCTCACGGCGTTGAAGCAATCACATCCCGTCTGGGTGTTGTCTCCGCATACGGCCCCGGCCTGAGCGCCATTTCGCTGATCTTCGGCAACCTGCGTCAATCGGCAATGAACAGAAACAACGACAAAGCTGTCGAGGCGATGGTATGGGCTGAAATGGCCGCCGCCTACAGCTTCAACAGCGCCGGTCTTGGCCTTATTCACAGTATGGCCCATGCTCTGGGCGGTATGTACGATGCTCCTCATGGTCTCTGCAATGCCATCGGTCTCGGTCCGGTCATGAAGTTCAACCTGCCGGCCTGCCCGGAGCGCTTCAGGATGATGGCACAGGCTGCCGGTATTGACGTAAGCGGAATGTCCGATATGAAAGCTGGCGAAGCATTTATTCAGGCTTGTTTGGAACTGAAAGCCGATCTGGGCATCACCAAGACCTTCACGGATCTCGGTCTGCTTGAAAAAGACGTAGAAGGCCTGTCGCGTTTCTCCGTGAACGATATCTGCACAGAGGGCAACCCAACCGATACCGGTCTGCAGGATATGATCGGCATCTTCCACCAGTGCATGTAA
- a CDS encoding radical SAM/SPASM domain-containing protein: MLPSEAVKILSRAGVRPPKTLTLAITGACNLTCRHCWVEAGGSSAAAHVPERTLRRLMEEFVALGGAGIRFTGGEPLCHPAWLKLMQFGRSIGLCDVSIQTNGMLFDDDAVSVLRELEFPRLSVQVSLDGAAAPTHDLVRGEGAFAGALAGVRLLVRGGLARHITLFFTEMRHNLDEIPALLELAAELGVGSVVTGSLVLCGRAEEESLVVPAGLDQYRRLLRRYDTDHCFRDLYDKIGNVAALEWRKEDAPRSECCTFVENPYITPGGRLYPCVLCHTDDYSVSGVWGKNLAVAFAEGASLWSSLLQTSLCRVDAIAECRECPGRFACAGGCMGRAWGSRGDFLAPDDRCELRRNIHRQNSFNS; encoded by the coding sequence ATGTTGCCATCTGAAGCTGTGAAAATCCTATCACGCGCGGGAGTACGTCCCCCTAAAACGTTGACGCTCGCCATAACCGGCGCCTGTAACCTCACCTGCCGGCATTGCTGGGTCGAAGCGGGTGGGTCCTCTGCTGCTGCTCATGTGCCGGAACGGACGCTGCGCCGGCTGATGGAGGAGTTCGTGGCGCTTGGCGGCGCGGGGATTCGCTTCACCGGCGGGGAGCCGCTCTGCCATCCCGCCTGGTTGAAACTCATGCAGTTCGGCCGCTCAATCGGGTTATGCGACGTCTCAATTCAGACCAACGGCATGTTGTTCGATGACGATGCAGTATCTGTGCTGCGCGAACTGGAGTTTCCGCGGCTATCTGTTCAGGTCAGCCTTGATGGGGCTGCGGCGCCGACCCATGACCTCGTGAGAGGGGAAGGGGCCTTTGCTGGGGCGCTGGCAGGGGTGCGGCTGCTCGTCCGGGGAGGGTTGGCGCGGCATATTACGCTGTTCTTTACGGAGATGCGCCACAATCTGGATGAGATTCCTGCTCTTCTCGAGCTTGCAGCCGAGCTGGGTGTCGGTTCCGTAGTCACCGGCTCCCTTGTCCTTTGCGGGCGGGCAGAAGAAGAATCTCTGGTCGTTCCTGCCGGTCTGGATCAGTATCGGCGATTACTGCGCCGCTACGATACCGACCATTGCTTCCGGGATCTCTATGATAAAATCGGCAATGTGGCAGCCCTGGAGTGGCGCAAGGAAGATGCCCCACGTTCGGAATGCTGCACGTTTGTCGAAAACCCATATATCACACCGGGCGGCAGACTGTACCCCTGTGTGCTGTGCCATACCGATGATTACTCGGTTTCAGGGGTATGGGGGAAAAATCTCGCCGTGGCCTTTGCCGAGGGAGCTTCTCTCTGGTCATCCCTGCTGCAGACAAGCCTCTGCCGAGTGGACGCAATAGCGGAGTGCCGGGAGTGTCCCGGCAGGTTCGCCTGCGCCGGTGGATGCATGGGGCGGGCGTGGGGGAGCCGTGGAGACTTTCTGGCGCCAGACGACCGGTGTGAGCTGAGACGGAATATACATCGACAAAATTCCTTTAACTCTTGA
- a CDS encoding MOSC domain-containing protein — protein MTPTVVAVCISKEKGQRKTPVDAVELKENHGIVGDAHAGDWHRQVSLLATESIAKMRALGLDVDSGDFAENITTRGLDLVALPIGTRLAVGDAVIEVTQIGKECHNRCAIFYQAGDCVMPKEGIFARVIKGGTVSVGALICRLDA, from the coding sequence ATGACACCAACTGTTGTCGCTGTCTGTATCAGCAAAGAGAAAGGCCAGCGCAAAACGCCGGTAGACGCTGTAGAACTGAAGGAAAACCACGGCATAGTCGGCGATGCCCATGCGGGTGATTGGCACCGACAGGTGAGCCTGCTCGCTACGGAGAGCATTGCGAAGATGCGGGCCTTGGGACTCGATGTCGATTCCGGCGATTTTGCCGAAAACATCACGACCCGCGGTCTCGACCTCGTAGCCCTGCCGATCGGCACCCGGCTGGCAGTGGGCGATGCCGTCATCGAGGTAACACAGATCGGCAAGGAGTGTCACAACCGCTGCGCTATTTTTTATCAGGCAGGGGACTGCGTCATGCCTAAAGAGGGGATCTTCGCAAGGGTCATCAAAGGCGGGACCGTTTCGGTCGGCGCCTTGATCTGCCGTCTCGATGCATAG
- the moaA gene encoding GTP 3',8-cyclase MoaA, translated as MELTDTFGRTINYLRLSVTDRCNMRCVYCMPADGIPLLTHNDILSYEELLLVAKTAVASGIEKIRVTGGEPLVRKGIVPFLTRLAAIPGLRQLVLTTNGLYLAEMAESLRQAGVQRLNISLDSLQPETFAGITRGADLHRVMAGIAAAEQAGFPLKINVVVMRGVNDGEILDFAAMTLDRPLTVRFIEYMPAIRADNWEDLIVPGETILDRIGNRFRFSPMERDASAGPARTFRIDGAAGTIGVITPVSGHFCDECNRIRVTASGRARSCLFSDIGYDLKPFLAAGDESGLAVALHDIVARKPGRHSLESAEQQHTPFAMSAIGG; from the coding sequence ATGGAGCTGACAGATACTTTCGGCAGGACGATCAATTACCTGCGGCTTTCAGTAACCGACCGCTGCAACATGCGCTGTGTTTACTGTATGCCGGCAGACGGCATCCCTCTGCTCACCCACAACGATATCCTGAGCTATGAGGAACTCCTGCTCGTTGCCAAAACCGCCGTTGCCTCAGGTATCGAAAAAATTCGGGTCACTGGGGGGGAGCCGCTGGTGCGCAAGGGGATCGTCCCGTTTCTTACGCGGTTGGCCGCCATCCCCGGCTTGCGCCAGCTCGTTCTCACGACAAATGGACTGTATCTGGCCGAAATGGCTGAAAGTCTGCGGCAGGCGGGGGTGCAGCGCTTGAACATCAGCCTCGATTCCCTTCAACCGGAAACCTTTGCCGGCATCACCCGGGGGGCCGATCTGCATCGGGTGATGGCGGGCATTGCTGCTGCGGAACAGGCAGGATTCCCGCTCAAGATCAACGTGGTTGTCATGCGCGGCGTCAACGACGGAGAGATTCTCGATTTCGCCGCAATGACGCTCGATCGGCCCCTGACGGTCCGCTTCATCGAGTACATGCCGGCAATCCGGGCTGACAACTGGGAAGATCTCATTGTGCCTGGGGAAACGATCCTCGACCGGATCGGCAATCGATTCCGTTTCTCGCCAATGGAGCGGGATGCATCGGCCGGTCCGGCCAGAACCTTCAGAATTGACGGTGCTGCCGGCACCATTGGTGTCATTACCCCGGTTTCCGGGCACTTTTGCGATGAGTGCAACCGTATTCGGGTTACAGCAAGCGGCAGGGCGCGGAGTTGCCTCTTTTCCGACATCGGATACGATCTTAAACCCTTTCTTGCCGCGGGGGACGAATCGGGGCTTGCGGTGGCGTTGCACGACATCGTTGCCCGTAAGCCGGGCAGGCACTCACTTGAGTCTGCGGAACAGCAGCACACGCCGTTTGCCATGTCGGCCATCGGCGGATGA
- a CDS encoding sigma-54-dependent transcriptional regulator, producing MSTVVTRKEAKILVIEDDKPLRELLHMELTRSGYKVESASDGEEGLDKYRQEVFNVVLLDMRMPGMDGVEVLRQMRTESTIPEVIVFTGHGTIETAVECIKYGAYDYLTKPVKLDELEMVIDKANEKNRLRLENINLKLEISKLDQHRIVGKSQVIQKVLETVRRWGATDEHVLICGESGAGKELFARAVHDASRRANKPFVTVNCGRLSANTAESELFGHVQGAFTGANKGRAGLFELADTGTLFMDEISEMPLDVQVKLLRILETGTFRRMGGNHDISVDVRFVFASNKKLEDCVNRGEFREDLFHRINLLPINIPPLRERPEDIIPLSYYFLKSANESGSANWEISEEAMAALCAYSWPGNVRELRNTIRRASILATDQIISSDLLPFSPPKTAPSFAVTGLPDVLPLPLWVVERDYIQKVLEKLEGNKSKAAKVLEIDRKTLYTKLERYGLAV from the coding sequence ATGTCAACAGTAGTAACGCGCAAAGAGGCAAAAATTCTTGTTATAGAAGATGACAAACCATTACGGGAGCTCCTTCACATGGAACTTACCCGGAGCGGCTACAAGGTCGAATCAGCGTCTGACGGTGAAGAAGGACTCGACAAATACCGGCAGGAGGTTTTCAATGTCGTTCTTCTCGACATGAGGATGCCGGGGATGGACGGGGTGGAGGTTCTCAGGCAGATGCGGACCGAATCGACAATCCCCGAGGTTATCGTCTTTACCGGCCACGGTACCATCGAAACGGCTGTCGAATGCATCAAGTATGGGGCGTATGACTACCTTACCAAGCCGGTCAAGCTGGATGAACTGGAGATGGTGATCGACAAGGCCAATGAAAAAAACCGCCTGCGTCTGGAAAATATCAATCTGAAACTGGAAATCAGCAAGCTTGACCAACACCGTATTGTCGGCAAAAGCCAGGTCATCCAAAAGGTACTTGAAACCGTCCGGCGTTGGGGGGCCACCGACGAGCATGTCCTCATCTGCGGAGAGAGCGGCGCCGGCAAGGAACTGTTCGCCCGGGCCGTCCACGACGCCAGTCGTCGGGCCAACAAGCCTTTTGTAACGGTCAATTGCGGCCGGCTCAGCGCCAACACCGCCGAGAGCGAACTATTCGGCCATGTGCAGGGGGCTTTCACCGGCGCAAATAAAGGTCGGGCCGGTCTCTTCGAATTGGCCGACACCGGTACCCTGTTCATGGACGAGATATCGGAAATGCCGCTGGATGTACAGGTGAAGCTTCTCCGTATCCTGGAGACCGGCACCTTCCGACGCATGGGGGGGAACCACGACATCAGCGTAGATGTCCGGTTCGTCTTCGCTTCCAACAAAAAGCTCGAGGATTGCGTGAATCGTGGCGAGTTCCGGGAAGACCTGTTCCACCGCATCAACCTCCTCCCCATCAACATCCCCCCTTTGCGGGAGCGGCCGGAAGATATCATACCGCTTTCGTACTATTTTCTTAAAAGCGCCAACGAGAGCGGCAGCGCCAACTGGGAGATCTCCGAGGAAGCAATGGCTGCCCTCTGCGCCTATTCCTGGCCGGGAAACGTAAGGGAGCTGCGGAACACCATCCGCCGTGCCAGTATCCTGGCAACCGACCAGATTATTTCTTCCGACCTGCTGCCGTTTTCGCCGCCCAAAACTGCGCCGTCGTTTGCCGTCACCGGTTTGCCCGACGTATTGCCGCTGCCGCTCTGGGTCGTCGAACGTGACTATATCCAGAAGGTGCTCGAGAAGTTGGAGGGGAACAAGAGCAAGGCTGCGAAGGTACTTGAAATCGACCGCAAGACCCTTTACACTAAGCTGGAACGTTACGGCCTCGCCGTGTAG
- a CDS encoding two-component system sensor histidine kinase NtrB: MGEAKRTLIDEPNLERLLGLESSKIGFYSEVKQKIQELEAANLGLRIKTNELQAVFDAISDSVVIYDHNGCIQHRNHVCPRLFPTETLVGRSCRALFHPESDHSPQQCPVEQALAGKSMQISFTTTKGIGESRYFDVTATPIEDPNEQTRALVFIRDVTEKRLNELQLVQAEKMSSIGMLAAGVAHEINNPLTSVAGYAEALLRRFRDETGLVEDNRLKDFKKYLEVIIRESYRCKGIIDSLLSFSRKSEGSVGFVDLNKILNEVLELVRHKARNEKIEIQESMQPDLPMIKGDEAGLRQVFMNLTMNALQAIDGPGMIKIATFDQNGVVTATICDSGCGIPSSLMDQIWDPFFTTKDVGQGLGLGLAVTYNIIKKHGGEIHVESKHGEGSKFTVRLPACQQ, from the coding sequence ATGGGAGAAGCAAAGCGAACACTGATTGACGAACCGAATCTCGAACGTCTGCTGGGCCTTGAAAGCTCAAAGATCGGATTCTATTCGGAAGTCAAACAGAAAATCCAGGAATTGGAGGCAGCCAACCTTGGTTTGCGGATCAAAACCAATGAACTCCAGGCTGTCTTTGATGCCATTAGTGACAGCGTGGTCATCTACGATCATAATGGGTGCATTCAGCATCGAAATCACGTATGTCCCAGGCTGTTCCCCACGGAAACCCTTGTCGGGCGGAGTTGCAGGGCGCTTTTTCACCCCGAAAGCGACCATTCGCCCCAGCAATGCCCGGTAGAACAGGCCTTGGCCGGCAAGAGCATGCAGATTTCCTTTACAACGACGAAAGGGATCGGAGAAAGCCGTTATTTCGACGTCACGGCGACCCCGATTGAAGATCCCAACGAACAAACACGCGCGCTCGTATTCATCCGGGATGTTACCGAAAAGCGGCTTAACGAGCTCCAACTTGTGCAGGCCGAGAAAATGTCGAGTATCGGCATGCTTGCCGCTGGTGTGGCGCACGAGATCAACAACCCGCTCACCTCCGTGGCCGGTTACGCCGAAGCCTTGCTGCGAAGGTTCCGCGATGAGACTGGACTGGTGGAGGACAACCGGCTCAAAGATTTCAAGAAATATCTGGAGGTCATAATCCGCGAGTCTTACCGGTGCAAGGGGATTATTGACAGTCTGCTGAGTTTCAGTCGGAAATCGGAGGGTTCGGTCGGGTTTGTGGATCTCAATAAGATCCTGAATGAGGTCCTGGAACTGGTTCGGCATAAGGCCCGCAATGAAAAAATCGAGATACAGGAATCCATGCAGCCGGACCTGCCTATGATTAAGGGGGATGAGGCCGGTCTACGACAGGTTTTCATGAACCTGACTATGAACGCTCTCCAGGCCATTGACGGACCCGGGATGATAAAAATTGCCACCTTCGATCAGAACGGAGTGGTGACCGCCACTATCTGCGATAGCGGGTGCGGCATCCCTTCATCTCTCATGGACCAGATTTGGGATCCGTTCTTTACCACGAAAGATGTGGGCCAGGGGCTTGGCCTCGGCCTGGCTGTTACCTATAATATTATTAAGAAGCACGGCGGCGAGATCCACGTAGAAAGTAAGCATGGAGAAGGATCTAAATTCACGGTGAGGCTTCCAGCATGTCAACAGTAG
- a CDS encoding iron-containing alcohol dehydrogenase, translating to MVNVESNLHHCKFEVPEIIFGRGLLSQIGSCARRLGGHKVFLVSDQGLFSAGWVDKAIKNIMDAGLEVIFYDNITPNPKDVEVEAGALEYIRHGADVIVGLGGGSAMDAAKGIAILVSNGGRIKDFEGSDKIFRPLPPLVLCPTTCGTGSDVSQFAIITDTEQHCKLTIMSRCVAPDISLTDPDTLETLPDEYVCTTATDALSHALEAFFSVASTSLTDVHAIKALRLVSTSLVEAVRERKAADLENLARASLHAGMAFSNSLLGIVHALAHPIGGLYDANHGSINAVLLPEVIKYDIPVVTEKLPELAWGLGHRTDGSTNTASEVVQETLVSMLEAAGAPRSLRSLGVVRKDLPELARKALKDVCIVTSPRQADEKDLLAILERAY from the coding sequence ATGGTTAATGTGGAGAGCAATCTTCATCACTGCAAATTCGAAGTGCCGGAGATCATCTTCGGCAGAGGGCTGCTGAGCCAGATCGGCTCGTGCGCCCGACGCCTGGGTGGTCACAAGGTTTTTCTGGTCAGCGATCAGGGGCTCTTCAGCGCCGGATGGGTGGACAAGGCCATCAAAAACATCATGGATGCGGGGCTTGAGGTGATTTTCTACGATAATATCACGCCGAATCCGAAGGATGTGGAGGTGGAGGCTGGAGCCCTGGAATATATTCGTCACGGGGCCGATGTCATTGTGGGGCTTGGAGGGGGGAGCGCCATGGATGCGGCCAAAGGTATCGCCATACTCGTTTCCAATGGCGGGCGGATCAAGGATTTCGAAGGGTCCGACAAGATTTTCCGTCCACTTCCTCCGCTTGTCCTTTGTCCGACCACCTGCGGGACCGGTTCCGATGTTTCCCAGTTCGCCATCATCACCGACACCGAGCAGCACTGCAAATTGACCATCATGAGCCGCTGCGTCGCTCCCGACATCAGCCTGACCGACCCGGATACCCTTGAAACCCTTCCTGACGAGTATGTCTGCACTACTGCAACCGACGCTCTCAGCCATGCGCTTGAGGCCTTTTTTTCAGTGGCTTCCACCTCCCTCACCGACGTCCATGCCATTAAGGCATTACGCCTTGTTTCGACCAGCTTGGTCGAGGCAGTCAGGGAGCGAAAAGCAGCCGACCTGGAGAATCTTGCCAGGGCCAGCCTTCACGCCGGGATGGCGTTTTCCAATTCCCTTCTCGGCATTGTCCATGCCCTGGCTCACCCGATCGGCGGACTCTACGACGCGAACCATGGCAGCATCAATGCGGTACTGCTGCCGGAAGTGATCAAGTATGACATCCCGGTCGTAACGGAAAAACTGCCGGAACTGGCCTGGGGCCTCGGCCACCGGACTGACGGGAGCACTAACACTGCGTCGGAAGTGGTTCAGGAAACGCTGGTTTCCATGCTCGAAGCCGCTGGTGCGCCCCGGAGCCTGAGAAGTCTGGGTGTTGTACGCAAGGATTTGCCGGAACTGGCCCGAAAGGCTCTCAAAGACGTTTGCATCGTGACTTCACCACGCCAGGCCGATGAAAAAGACCTCCTGGCAATTCTCGAAAGGGCCTACTGA
- a CDS encoding porin family protein, whose protein sequence is MKKLASLVAALLLALTAIPSAEAAFVIGGENGWQLSTDGIVDVFSVYQSTSPKPSGDRFTTFLSGSPDQFQNFGVKVGLLPSLIAFNIKAPTVNGVDSNVRVGIYPSIQNKNQDTRFEVNPNIDFREFYYTAKGTYGELLAGRALNLYQAKNILTDMTLLTAGVVPAPGTSTTLGHIGYGYLYTNFGPQIRYTTPDLNGVKVAFSVNEPYKISSDTAKTNTPRLETEISYATVLNGGTTLQAWASGLFETATRSKAAGVARPGEQNQSIGGAAGIEAGFGGVDLMASGYAGEGLGMISAQDGDAFGSSSTDAAGKERTHFGFLVQATYKLTPDIKIGANYGQNRQVESDDDKTKRGVGGSFSPMKKQEAAVGMVTYNFNKFTQFIVEYAYAQNTWHDRATQHSNSVAIGTMFYW, encoded by the coding sequence ATGAAAAAATTAGCATCATTAGTCGCAGCGCTGCTCCTGGCACTAACCGCAATACCCTCAGCCGAGGCAGCGTTCGTCATCGGTGGAGAAAACGGCTGGCAGTTGAGCACGGACGGTATCGTCGACGTTTTCTCCGTCTATCAGTCTACCAGTCCGAAGCCTTCAGGTGACAGGTTTACAACCTTTCTCAGCGGTTCTCCGGATCAGTTCCAGAATTTCGGGGTGAAGGTAGGGCTTCTGCCGTCGTTAATCGCATTCAACATCAAGGCCCCCACCGTCAATGGGGTCGACTCGAACGTACGGGTCGGTATCTATCCGAGTATTCAGAATAAGAACCAGGACACCAGATTTGAAGTCAATCCCAACATCGATTTCCGGGAATTCTACTACACCGCAAAGGGGACATACGGCGAATTGCTTGCCGGCCGTGCCCTGAACCTTTACCAGGCGAAAAACATCCTGACCGACATGACGCTCCTTACGGCAGGCGTTGTTCCGGCACCCGGCACCTCCACGACCCTGGGCCATATCGGCTACGGCTACCTCTACACCAACTTCGGCCCCCAGATCCGTTACACCACTCCCGATCTTAACGGCGTCAAGGTGGCCTTCAGTGTCAACGAGCCTTACAAGATCAGTTCCGATACCGCCAAGACCAACACCCCGCGCCTCGAAACCGAGATCTCCTACGCCACGGTCCTGAACGGCGGCACTACGCTGCAGGCTTGGGCGTCCGGCCTCTTCGAGACTGCAACCCGCAGTAAAGCGGCTGGCGTAGCACGTCCGGGTGAGCAGAACCAATCCATCGGCGGTGCGGCCGGCATCGAAGCCGGCTTCGGCGGCGTCGATCTTATGGCGTCCGGTTACGCCGGCGAGGGGCTCGGCATGATCAGTGCGCAGGACGGCGATGCGTTCGGTTCCTCATCGACGGATGCCGCCGGCAAGGAGCGGACCCATTTCGGCTTCCTGGTCCAGGCGACCTACAAGTTGACTCCCGATATCAAGATCGGAGCCAACTACGGGCAAAACCGCCAGGTAGAAAGCGATGACGACAAGACCAAGCGCGGCGTAGGCGGTTCCTTCTCCCCCATGAAGAAACAGGAAGCGGCAGTGGGCATGGTCACTTACAACTTCAACAAGTTCACACAATTCATCGTTGAGTACGCCTATGCCCAGAACACCTGGCATGACCGCGCCACGCAGCATTCCAACAGCGTTGCGATAGGCACGATGTTTTACTGGTAG
- a CDS encoding DUF4242 domain-containing protein: MPKYVIERELPGAGQLTADTLQAISQKSCGVLKGLGPQIQWVQSYVTDNKIYCIYIAPNAEIVLEHAKQGGFPANSVAEVRTIIDPTTAE; this comes from the coding sequence ATGCCTAAATATGTCATCGAACGTGAACTTCCGGGAGCGGGACAATTAACCGCTGATACGCTGCAGGCCATTTCCCAGAAATCATGCGGCGTGCTCAAGGGACTTGGCCCACAGATTCAGTGGGTACAGAGCTACGTCACCGATAATAAGATTTACTGCATCTACATAGCGCCTAATGCAGAGATCGTGCTGGAGCACGCCAAACAGGGAGGCTTCCCCGCCAACAGCGTGGCCGAGGTGAGAACCATTATCGATCCAACCACTGCCGAGTAG
- a CDS encoding AmiS/UreI family transporter: MTLALLLLICMMWVPVGLLFLGSGEAKSTGFVTAVVGVVVIIGAILQAAVFTDPFTAGLLFVFGVLYLQTAHALLTGLEDMRSVGNGALVVAVVCAVYAYLFFTGGGVKPDGKTIIGVTPYLGFMNVTFTVICLTVVGVTYGKVNAKVAAWMFLVLSFTCLFVPAIGLLGYGKLPF, encoded by the coding sequence ATGACGTTAGCACTGCTTCTTTTGATTTGCATGATGTGGGTTCCGGTCGGGTTGCTTTTCCTGGGCTCGGGTGAGGCCAAAAGTACCGGTTTTGTTACCGCTGTTGTGGGTGTAGTCGTTATCATAGGCGCTATTCTTCAGGCAGCAGTTTTTACCGATCCATTTACCGCCGGGCTGCTTTTCGTATTCGGCGTCCTTTATCTGCAGACTGCTCATGCTCTTCTGACTGGGCTGGAAGATATGCGTAGTGTCGGAAACGGCGCATTGGTTGTTGCCGTTGTATGTGCCGTATATGCGTATCTGTTTTTCACCGGCGGCGGCGTGAAGCCCGATGGCAAGACAATCATCGGCGTAACTCCCTACCTGGGATTCATGAACGTTACGTTCACCGTTATTTGCTTAACCGTTGTCGGCGTGACTTATGGCAAGGTCAACGCCAAGGTTGCTGCGTGGATGTTCCTTGTCCTGAGCTTCACCTGTCTCTTTGTTCCGGCTATCGGCCTTTTGGGATACGGAAAACTTCCGTTCTAG
- a CDS encoding putative quinol monooxygenase — protein sequence MTNGKVTVVARFKARPGMEETLRRELLALIDPTTAEDGCINYDLHQSADDKALFMFHENWLSREDLDDHLQMPYLQAFLARTDELLAEPAEISLWKMIS from the coding sequence ATGACAAACGGAAAAGTTACCGTAGTAGCAAGGTTCAAGGCCCGGCCGGGAATGGAAGAAACACTCCGTCGCGAACTGCTGGCCCTTATCGACCCCACCACAGCCGAAGATGGGTGTATCAACTACGATTTACACCAGTCAGCCGACGACAAGGCACTGTTCATGTTCCACGAAAACTGGCTGAGTCGCGAGGATCTGGATGACCATCTGCAGATGCCTTATCTACAGGCATTCCTGGCCAGGACCGATGAATTGCTGGCTGAACCGGCAGAGATCAGCCTCTGGAAGATGATCAGCTGA
- a CDS encoding 4Fe-4S dicluster domain-containing protein, which produces MKNTKMTLSTETMNLDFVRKVESLSGSSVRRCFQCGKCTAGCPMRSFMEHPPNRIMRLLQLGQWERILAGRSIWYCASCETCSTRCPNKVDLAAIMDALRKLSWDANGPSKESYVQLANRLFIENIKTYGRQYEMRLGAVFNVKSGQFLKDLLLGPKLLSRGKLKMFHSKNKNITEIENIFNRIEEMRKTVL; this is translated from the coding sequence ATGAAAAACACCAAGATGACACTCTCCACCGAAACGATGAACCTCGACTTCGTTCGCAAGGTGGAGTCCCTCTCCGGCAGTTCGGTACGGCGCTGCTTCCAGTGCGGCAAGTGCACGGCCGGCTGCCCCATGCGAAGCTTCATGGAACACCCGCCCAACCGGATCATGCGCCTGTTGCAGCTCGGCCAGTGGGAGCGGATTCTGGCCGGTCGATCCATCTGGTACTGCGCCTCGTGCGAGACCTGCTCCACCCGCTGCCCCAACAAGGTGGACCTGGCAGCGATCATGGATGCGCTGCGCAAACTCTCCTGGGACGCCAACGGCCCCTCCAAGGAGAGCTATGTCCAGCTCGCCAACCGGCTCTTCATCGAGAACATAAAAACCTACGGCCGCCAGTACGAGATGCGGCTCGGCGCCGTGTTCAACGTCAAGAGCGGGCAGTTCCTGAAGGACCTGCTGCTCGGCCCCAAGCTCCTCTCCCGGGGGAAGCTTAAAATGTTCCACTCCAAAAACAAGAACATCACCGAGATTGAAAATATCTTCAACCGGATCGAAGAGATGCGGAAAACCGTTTTATGA